Genomic window (Megamonas funiformis):
CATCATCTTCTACTTCTGTGATAATACCTACATTATTATTCATATAATATTGTAAGCCCACCCTATTTAAATCATAATTTATGCCTTTTGTATAACGAAGCATAACCTTATCTGACAAATATTTTCCAATTTGAACACTATACACATCGCCATCATCTGTATCAAAGCGTTTTTTAGCACTATCAGATAAGCTATCTCGAGAAATTCTAAATTCATCCAAATTCAATACATTTCTTAATGTACCCTCAATTTCATTTAAGAAACTCATCTGTAATCCCACAGATGCTAAGGATAGTAAATCATCTTCTGTTATTTCTCCAGAACTGCCTTCTTTATAATCTGTTCTAAATGCCAATAATTTTATTATTTCTGCATCATTCATTGCTGGTTCAGAAAACAATCTCGGTTCTAATTGCTTATCTAAAGGACCTTGTAGGCTTGCAAATATTTTTGTTCTATCAAGTCTAGTCACAGCTAGAAAATCTATACTTGGGAAGAACGAATCTACTTGATTAAATACTATATTACCTACTTCAATCTTAAAGATATTTTTCAAAACATTAATTGTTCCTTTATCAACAGTTAAACTACCTGAAGATTTTGGATGAATAGTTGTTCCTTTTATGTTAAAAGCACCTTTTATATACAAATCATATAATAAGGCATCATAAGCATGTACATTATCACCTAAGGTAACATTTATATCTAATAACATTTCAGGAAGCGGTGTATCCGTTGTTTCTGGAAGCGGTGGCATAGAAACTTCGATATTATTAAAGTCAAGATTAGTTATCAATTTGGGCAATCTTCTACCATGAAATTCTTCTTCAATTAATTGTAAATTGCCCACTAAATGACCTGTATAATAATCTGACACAATATCTAAATTATTTAAATCAAGATTAAAGCTATAACCTGTAATACCTTGACTTGTGAGATGTGCCGTTCCTACTAAATTATAATCTCCTTCTCCCATTTTACCTGTGAAACGCTTAACGGTCATTAAATCTTGGTCAAAATCTATATCTACATTTATATTTTCTAATGGACTATCTATATATTTAAATTTAATAGCACTATCTACTGTAGATATATTTCCTTTAAAATTAGGTTTTTGTACTGTTCCTGTAATATTTAAATCACCTTGAACATTACCCATAGACCATTCAACAAATGGTGTTAAAGATGGCAATATATTCAAATCTGTATTTTCCAAATAAACCTTTAAGTTCATCTGTTGATTTATATTTTGCTCATTTCTTTTATCCATTTCTAAAGCTGCTATCGGTATACTACCTTCTGCTTTTATTGTACATTGACCTTTATTCGCAGCCATTTGATTTATATAGATTACACCATTTTTTAAATTTGCTAATGCATAAGCATTATCAAACTGAGTGCCATCACCTTGCATATAAATAGAAATATCTGCTGTCGGCTCATCAATTGTACCGCCAACTTGAATATCACCATTCATAACACCATTTATATTTATATTCATATCACATAAATGAGTTAATAGATTTACATCCATATTACTAGCTGATATTCGTGCATCTATAGGACCATTTTTTAAGTCTATACTGCCTTGAGCTGCCACTTTACCTGCACCTTGTTCAGCATAGAATTTATCTATTTTCACGACTTTATTATCCAATTCAGCATCAATTTGAATATTTTGTAATGGATAATCTTTTAACGTGCCATCTATCATCGTACCATTCAAATCAACATGTGGATTTTCATAAGTACCATTTAATTGTGCTATACCATCAAAACGACCATTTAATAAATTATTTTTTAAATTAGCCATGGACATTGCTGCATTGATATCAGCTTGAACAATAATCGCTTTTCCTTCAACTTGTTTAGTATTTAAATTTACTGCTCCATTGAAATCAAATTCACCATTATTTTGTTTAAATTTAAATTGCTCTAAACTTAAAATTCTATTAGCTAATTTTAAATGACCATAAATATCATCTATATTTTCACCATTTAAGACAATATCGTCTGCCTGCAAAATACCATCAAAATTTAAAGCACCCACTTTACCAGTTAAAACACCATCAAAGCTTGCTTTTCCTGATACAGGATATGGTAAATCTACTTGTAATTTATCAATTAAGATTTCATCTGCTTTAAATTTAAAATTCATTTCTTTATTTTTATCTAAACTACCAGACAAAGTGGCTTTAATAAATGGTGATGTTATTACAAAATCTTTTAAGACTATATCACCATCATTATATTCATATGTCCCATCTACTTGCGTAATTAATATACCATATAAACTACCTTCATAAAAATGTACATTACCTGTAGCTTTTATATCTTGTAAATTACCTGTTAGATGTATACTATTATCTACATTTCCTGTTATTTTAAATTCTGGCATAACAACTTGCATCAAATTTTCTACGCGTGCTTGTTTTGTCTGCACTACCATATCAATAAATTGTTTGCCTTTAAAACCTAATAATCCAGTGGCTTCATGCGTAATTTCACCATCATTGATAAACTGACATCTATCTACACGCATACCATCTAAATTACCCACCGCATTTACTAATAATGAATCAAATGGTTGATTTAATATCGAGCCATCTTTTGCCATTAAATCAATTCGCAATACAGGATTATCTAAATGACCAGACAATCTACCACTAAAATTAGCATCTCCAGAAATATCCATATCTGGTAAATAATTTTTAACTAAAGACATATCTACATTTGAAGCATAAAAATCTGCATTTATATTATCATTTTGCAGACCACCTTTAGCTGCCAATTTTCCTCCATTAGCAAAACTAGCCGTTAAAGCATCAATTTGAAGTAAATCTTTTTCTTTATAAAAAGAGGCTTCTAGTTTTTCTACTGGTATATTATCATAACTTCCATTATTTACCTCTAGTCGACCACTGAGATCTAAGTTTTCAAATTCTACACCTTGACCTTTAAAATCGCCACGAATAATAGCATTGCCTGTAATTACTTGTGGTAAATAATTATTAAAAACAGATATATCTATATTAGATGCTCTAAATGACCCTTTATATGATAAATCAGCTAAATCACATTGACCAGATGCCCAAATCCAACCATTGGCAAAATCTACTCTAAAATCATCAATGAATACTTTATTATCTCTATATCTAGCCTGAATATTTATATCTTCTATAGGATAATCATATATATATCCTAATTTAGAATTAACTTGAGCACCAATACGTATATCATCTAAAGTACCATAAATAGCACTTACAAACGAAACTTCGCCATTAAATGGTATACCTTCAATAAATAATTCAGGTCTAAAACTTTTACTTTCTGCAATTAAACGCAAACGCGGTTCAGTCATATAGTCTTCAATATTTCCATGAACAGCTACTTTTTGTCCTTGAGCACTTCCACTTACAAATAATTGTATATTTTTATTATTTAATAAAATAATACCTCGTATATCTTCTACATTTTGACCTAAGACTTCACATGCACCATCTACAAAACTAACAGAACCATCTAAAGTATATTGATTTTCTAAATTACCACTAATTGTTATATTTGCCTTATTTATAAAACCTTGTTTTATATTAACATTAGCTAAATACTCTTCTGGTATAAATGGCAAGTATTTCAAAATATCTAAATCTTGCGCTTTTATTTCTAAGTTAGTTTTGATTACTTCACCTACAACACCATCAAATTCTACTAAAGCATCTTCATGATTTAAACTACCATCAAGATTTATAGCTGTTAAATCTGTGCAATCTGCTTCTAAATTAATTTTATCTATGGATAATTGCTTTCCTTCAAAGCGCAATTTAGATTGTCCATTTTCGACTTTTACAATTCCTTTGAAATCAACAGGTGTATCTGAATCTTTATCTATTAAATCTTCTACGTTCCATGAACCATCACTGCGCTGAATAATATTAACCTCAGGATTGATGACATCTACTTCACTTAATCCTGCCAATGGAGATTGTCTCAAAATCTGCCAAAAATCTATAGTAAATACTACCTTATCCGCTTTTGCTATTAATTCATTTTCTTTATCATAAATTTCTACATCATCTATAGCTGCTGAATTTGTAGATACAATATATAACGAATTTATATTTATTTTCGTACCTAAGATATTTTCTACTTGTTTAGATATTAAATTAGCCGTTTCTTGTTTGAAAGATTGAGAGTTTATCCATAAAAAAGTCATTAAACTTATACAAAATATTATAAATACACTAGCTCCTACAATAATTTTAGACTTTTTTTGCATCTAACTCACCTCTATATTAAATCTAACTCACCTCTATATTAAATAGTTAAATAATCTCTATACTAAGAAACGGGAACTATTTTAGTTCCCGTTTAAATAGTTTATTCTGTTTTTAGTATAGCATGAATTTATTATAGAGAAAATATCTTAATATGTTTTTGCTGCTACTGCTTGAACATCTAAATCAACAGGAAGACCCATTGCTTTATCTAACTGAGCTTTACTTACATTGTAATCATAAAGAGCTTGTACATAATTTGTTTTTGCTGTAGTCAAAGCAACTGCTGCATCCATAACATCGATATTAGTACCTACACCTGCAGTATAACGAACTTGTGCAATAGTATAATCTTCACTTGCTTGATTTACTGCTACACTTGTTGTTTGAATATTTTTTTCAGCAGAAAGTAAATTCAAATATGCCTGATGTACTTCTAATTGAATGCCTTCATTTACATATTGAGCATTTTCTTGAGCTTTAGCTAAAGCTGCTTCTGCTTGTCTTACCTGTGCTTTAGTTACATTGTTATCAAAAAGGTTCCAACTAGCTTTAACACCAACTTCTGATTTTTCTGCTGCATCATTATTAAAAGCATCATCGCCATCAATAGTATAACTTGCATAAGCAGAAAGTTGTGGTAGATTACCAGCTTGAGCTGCTTTTACACTGGCTTTAGCTTGTTCAATAGATTTGGCTGCTGCAACACCATCTGGACGATTTGTCATCGCTAAATCCATACATTCAGCTAAGCTTAAATCATATTTTGTATATTTTAATTCATCTTGAATATTAATTTTAGTATCTATAGGTAAACCAATTAAATTATTCAAAGAAGAAATAGATAAATCATAATTATTTTCTGCATTTACAAGATTTTGTTTAGCATCTGCTAATTCTACTTGAGAGCGCAATACATCAGATTTAGCTACTGTACCTGCAGCATATTTAGCATTAACTGTATCTAAATGTGCTTGCAATTGATCTACAGTTTCCTGATTTACACCTACTAAATTACGACACTGTAAAATATTATAATAACCTTTTGTTGTATCATATTTAATCTGTTGTTTTGTATTTTCCAAAGTCAAATCGCTGATATCTACACCGATTTCTTTACTTTTAATATTATTTTCTAATTGTCCGCCTGTATATAATGGAATAGAAGCTTCTACCACGTTTTGATAAGTAGAATCTCTATTTTGTAAATCATATGTTTCACCACTAGCAGCAGCTGCTACTGTTTGCCAATTGATAGAAAAACCTTTTTTACCTTTTGCTTCACTCAATGCCCAACGAGCTGAATCTGTATCATATACAGACTGTTTTATAGTTCTATTATTTTCTAATGCTAATTCTACTGTATTATCTAAAGTTAAATCTACAGTATCTTGTGCAAAAGCTAAATTACTACCACCTAAAAATAATGAGCCACTTAATAACACAGCTGTTATTGTTTTATTTAAAGACTTTTTATTCATTTTTAAATCCTCCCAAATTAAAATTCATGTCTTAAGCCTACATAAGCGGCTCTTTCATCTGAATCATTAATATCTTTTATCTGACCTATTAAATATGTGTCTTGCGCCACTTCATATTGACCTTTTAATTTAACTCTTAAATCATTAGGATCATATGCATCTACAGAAATTTTTCCTTTTTCTCCTGCTTTTAAGTCAACACCTACGCCGACTTTATCATCAACTAATCCACCTCTACCTGTAAAAATGCCATTACCTGTTCCTATCTGTAGATTAGTACCACTATCATCACCGCCAATATCATCGGCACCTATTAGCAAAAAAGAATTTGGATCTGTATAAACTTTTACATCAGCATTTACCATCCATTCAGATTGCCCACCACTGTACAATGCTTCTACACCTGGCTTAACTTCAATAGAAGACACTTTACTCATCATATTATCTGCACGCTGTGATATATTATCTGCGTTGCTGATTATGTTTTTCAAGCTTTGTGCTGTCTGTGGGTCTGCAACTACAGTTTCCATATTAGTTGCCATTTTTTTTACACTTTCACTAGTTGCTGATAAATTAGCAATAGCAATTTTCATATTATTAGCAGTTTCGCCATCACCAGCAAAATCATTTATCATGATTTCAATCTCATCTGCCGCCTTAGCCATACTAGCTGTCATTGCAGATAAATTTTTAATCATATTATCAATGTCTTGCTGATTATTAACTGCTAATGTGGACATCACTTGCATTAATTGATTCATATTTCCAGTTAAATCTTTAAGATTTACTGCTGTTTGAATTAAAGATTTCTGTACATCTTGATTACCTAAAATGTCATTCATACTTTTTATCAAACCTCTTACATCATCTAAAGTCACACTAGCTTGAACCAATAAATAATCTAATCCTTTTTCATCAACACCATGTACTTCTTCTCCACCTACTAGATACTCACCAGATGGATGTTGTGGTGGCATGATACTGATAAATTTTTCACCCATTAAACCATCACTACTAATGGTAAATAATGAGTCTTTTGCAATCTGCATATTACCTTTTATGACAACAGTAACTCTTGCCTTATCTTTATAAGCTTCAATCGCTGATACTCGCCCAGCATCAATACCGGCATAACTAACACCAGCACCTATCTTTAATCCTGTAACTTGATTAAAAGTGATATCAAAAGTATAGTCTTTTTCTTTGCCAAAACTAAAGCCACTTAAATAAACTATAATACCAATTAATAAGGCTAAGCCGATTGTCGTAAAAATCCCTACTTTTGCTTCATTGGACATTTTTTCACCTCTTTCTTATTTGGCTAACATTTATAAATTCTAAAACTCTACTATCTGTGGAATTTCTTATTTCATCTGGAGTGCCAATTGCTATCATCTCACCTTGATACAACATAGCAATTCTATCTGCAATATAAAAAGCACTTTTCATATCATGTGTTACCACTATAGAAGTAACACCTAATAATTTTTGCATCTGTACAATAAGCTCATCAATCTTAGCAGAAGTTACAGGGTCTAAACCCGAACTTGGCTCGTCATACAATAAAATTTTCGGTTCAAAAGCAATTGCCCTAGCTAAACTAACACGTTTTTTCATACCACCAGATAATTCATTCGGCATGTAATTTGCAAAACCAGATAAACCTACTAAATTTAATTTTTCTTCTACAATTTCTTTGATTTCCTTGGCAGATAATTTGCTATGCTCTTGTAAACCAAAGCCTACATTATCGCCTACACTCATTGAATCAAATAACGCAGAATATTGGAAAACCATTCCCATATTTAAACGTACTTTATCTAGTTCTTCTTCTTTTAATTTTGATATTTCTTTGCCATCAATGAAAATCTGTCCTTGCTCAGGTCGTAACAGCCCTATTAATAATTTCAATAAAGTCGATTTACCTGAACCGCTACCGCCAATTATAACTAAGGTTTCACCTTTATTAACTTCAAAATTAATATTGTTTAAAATCAATCTATCTTTAAAAGATTTATATATGTTGACTACTTTTATCATTATACCACCTCAACGATAAAGCAACATAGATAATAAACAATTACTAAAGAATATAACAATAATTGAAATTACGACAGAACGAGTCGTTGCTTTACCTACACCTTCTGCACCATTTTGAGCATTTAAACCATAATAACAACCTACAATAGCGATAATTGCACCAAATACAATGGATTTTAATAAACCACCTGTTATATCATGAACATCTACAAAAGTATCTATTGAATGTAAATACATATAAATATTAATATCATAATATTCTGCTACCATCCAACCACCAATAGAGCCAATGGCATCGCCAAAAACTACTAAAATAGGCAACATAAACATACAAGCTATCAATCGAGGTACTACTAAATAACCAATTGGATTAGTAGCCATAACTTTTAAAGCATCAATTTGTTCCGTTACCTTCATTGTACTGATTTCAGCTGTTATAGCTGCACCAACTCTACCGGCTGTTACAACACCTGCTAAAACTGGCCCAAGTTCACGTCCTACAGCAATAGTTACTATACCACCTACTGTAGATTGTGCCCCTAAACGAATAAATTCTGTAGCAGTCTGCAATGTTATTACCATACCCGTAAATAGCATCGTAAGCGTTATGATCGGCAATGTATCTACACCTAAATGTGACATTTGCTGAAAAACATGTCGCATTCTCGGAGGATATCTTAATTGTGCAATCGTATTGCCTATTAAAATAGTAAATTGCCCTAAAGTTTCTAAATGACCAATAACAAATCTCCCTATTTTTTCAAAAAATCTTATTATCATTTTATAAATCCTCAACTTTATAGCTATTAACTTTATCGAAAAAAATATCCGTGAGAAAGACTCACGGATATTTTCTCACTATTCGATTTTAGCAATGAATTTAAAAATAGTAAATAGTTATTTACTTTTTTTTAAGCTTTTAATCATTTTTTAATATTTATACTCGTTTGGATAAAATTATCGATTACATAATCTGTAGATATTTTACTTTCACGATTTTTATTGAACTCTTCTCGTTCTTTTTTACTCATTTTACCAATTTCTTCAGATAATTTTATAGCTTCTTTTATCGCTTTATCTTGATCTTTTTCGCTTTCTACATCAATTGTTGGTGAAATAACTATCTCATTATTTTTATTCAAATTTTTTATTTCATTCAAACGGTCAACTGTAGATAATTGAGCTATATCTTGCGGTGTTACAACTAATCCACTTTGTAAAACTTGTCCTAATTGTACAAAGCCACCACCTTTTACTTCTAAAAACATTTGACCTTCTTTTTGAGTTTTAGGAATGGTGTATGGTATAGTTACTGTTACATTTTCTCGACGATATGGTTTTAATGTCACATTAAAATTAACTAATTCGCCTGGTTTAGCTTCCTCTTTATCTGGAATAGCGCTGACAATAGAAGCTGTTTTTCTACTAGAAGTAAAATCTACATCTACTTTTACATCTAAGATATTAGAAGGTTTATCCATATTTGTGCATAAGAAATATAATGCTTGTGTCAATTCTCCCACAGTAAATTGACCGACATCTTTAGGATCATAAAACATATTTTCTCGCTCAAATTTTCCTTCAGGAACTTCATCTGTCATTATGGTAAATTTTATTTTTGATGTACCATAACTTGCTCTATCTGCCGTTCTATCCATGGAAGCATATACAATACTTGATGCTAAAGTTGGCAAAATATCTTCATCATATGCAATTTTGGATACAAAGGTTTCTTCTTTGCCTAAATTTCTATCTTTTACTTTAACCCTTACAGGAATAGAAGATGGATATTCATTTAAAATTCCACCTACACCACTGAAACGGTCTTGATTAACTCTACCGATGATCTTCCCAAAAGAACTTACCTTCACGCCATTTAAGATACCACCTGCTGAGCCTATAATATCAGCTTCAGTCATAAAATAATTTACATTTCCCTTGTAAGTCATTGCATGACCAAATCCCAATATTTTATTGCCTTCAACAGCTGTTACTGTACCTGTTCCCCCAGCAGAAAAATCACCATAAGCCATAACTACGCCTACAGGATCGCCAGCTTTCAACGTTGCATTTTGCTTGATATCACTATCTTTATTTCCTATAGGAGCGCTGATAAATTCCCCTGTATTATACGGTGTCATATTTTTATATTTTAAATTATTAGCTAAGAAATTTAAGGCATTATCATTAAAGCCTGAAACATAAATCGGCATCATCGAAGTATTATTAAAACTACTTGCTTGAGCTTTATTTTGTTTTTCTAAGCTTTTCAAAATAAAATCAGTCAAAGATATATGTTCTTCTAATTTATCAGCATTAACATCTGTTTTAGAATTATCTTCTAAATCTTTTATGATTTTATCTGTCTGCACAATGTCAGCATCAACATCTGTTTTATCTTCTTGCGTTTCTATATCAAGACCACTTAATATTTCTTCTAAGCGTTTTTGTGCCTTACCTTTTACAGCTTCTTGCCCTTCTGGTGTCGCTAGATGTTTTGATTTATATTTTTCTACTTCTTTATCAATATTTTCATCGTAATTATCTTGATTTTTTTCATATTCTTCTAGTGAAGGTATTTTTACTTTTTCTATATTAGATTTATTTATCACAGCTAAAGAGTCTGGCAAAGTCCAAATCTTTAACATTTCTTCAATAGGTGTTATATAAAATTTATATGGTAATACATCTTGACCGACAGCTCTAGCAACTGCACCAATTAATTTGCCATCAACGTATACAGGACTACCACTCATGCCATGAATAACGCCATTTGTTTCATCAATAATCGGTCCATATGCACGCGCTAATATCTGTTTTGATGAGCCTTTTCCATTATTGACTACACCTATTATTTCTACATTGAAACTAACCTGCTGTGCTCCTTGAACTACAGTTTCTGCATAACCTTGCATCCCTGGTTTTAATTCTGACGTTGTCATTATTGGAGGCATAGCTAATGCAGAATTTGTATACAATAACAACATTAAACATATCGTTACTAAATATTTTATCATTAATACTACACCAATTCTCTTTCTCTTATTATTCTAGCTGTTCAACATATACTACTACTTGATTTGGTGTTATATTATCACCAACTTTTACTAAAACTTGTTTTACTACACCATTAACAGTTGCTCTAGCAGCTGCTGAAGTACCTGTAAGTGTAGATATTTCCACTAGAGAATCTCCCATTTTCACAGTAGTACCTTCTGCCACTGTTGAACTTACTGTCCCTGCAATTACTGCTTTTTGTTCTACTTGTTTATTTCCCATAGCCAATCCTACTGTAGTCAACAATATTAAAGCTATAATCGTCGATAAGATTAAATATTTTCTTTTCATCTCAATCACTTCCTTTAATAAATCTTTTATTTTTCCCATTAAATTCGTTTTAAAATAAAATTATTCTAATTTGATAATACCATATCCTTGTATTCTTAACAAGCTAACGGCGTACAGCTGTAAGTGCTGTTGCTACAGGTCTTTCCATTCCATCTGATGGAGAATTTACTATTTTTCCACCGATAACTAATTCAGATGAACCGCCACCATCAAAATTAACAGCATCAACAACTTCCATACCAATTAAAAATCTAGCAAACTCATCAAGCATCATACCTTTACTATGAGCTTGTCTACCATCTAAAACTGCAAATAATACATTTCCATTTTTTAAGATGCCCACTGCTGTTCTAGGCGCTCTAGCCCCTGTAACATCTGGACCAATCTGTTCTATAGATGAAGTTATATCAACTTGACCATTTTTCACTAAACGAGGACCTGCGCCTAAAATATCTGTAGCGCTATCCCATGGAGTATTTAAAATCTGATTTACTACTAAATCATCGCCTACATTTAAACCTGATAATATATTTTTCCCATTACCTGTTGCAGATACAACAATTTCACCAGGTCTTAAAAGGCTATTGCCACTATTTATTTTTACAATTTTATTATCTTTTACTACATATTCAATACCACTATTATCTGTACCTGTGGATTTTCCATAATATTGATTATATAACATTACACTATCACTTGTTCTTGTG
Coding sequences:
- a CDS encoding translocation/assembly module TamB domain-containing protein, whose product is MQKKSKIIVGASVFIIFCISLMTFLWINSQSFKQETANLISKQVENILGTKININSLYIVSTNSAAIDDVEIYDKENELIAKADKVVFTIDFWQILRQSPLAGLSEVDVINPEVNIIQRSDGSWNVEDLIDKDSDTPVDFKGIVKVENGQSKLRFEGKQLSIDKINLEADCTDLTAINLDGSLNHEDALVEFDGVVGEVIKTNLEIKAQDLDILKYLPFIPEEYLANVNIKQGFINKANITISGNLENQYTLDGSVSFVDGACEVLGQNVEDIRGIILLNNKNIQLFVSGSAQGQKVAVHGNIEDYMTEPRLRLIAESKSFRPELFIEGIPFNGEVSFVSAIYGTLDDIRIGAQVNSKLGYIYDYPIEDINIQARYRDNKVFIDDFRVDFANGWIWASGQCDLADLSYKGSFRASNIDISVFNNYLPQVITGNAIIRGDFKGQGVEFENLDLSGRLEVNNGSYDNIPVEKLEASFYKEKDLLQIDALTASFANGGKLAAKGGLQNDNINADFYASNVDMSLVKNYLPDMDISGDANFSGRLSGHLDNPVLRIDLMAKDGSILNQPFDSLLVNAVGNLDGMRVDRCQFINDGEITHEATGLLGFKGKQFIDMVVQTKQARVENLMQVVMPEFKITGNVDNSIHLTGNLQDIKATGNVHFYEGSLYGILITQVDGTYEYNDGDIVLKDFVITSPFIKATLSGSLDKNKEMNFKFKADEILIDKLQVDLPYPVSGKASFDGVLTGKVGALNFDGILQADDIVLNGENIDDIYGHLKLANRILSLEQFKFKQNNGEFDFNGAVNLNTKQVEGKAIIVQADINAAMSMANLKNNLLNGRFDGIAQLNGTYENPHVDLNGTMIDGTLKDYPLQNIQIDAELDNKVVKIDKFYAEQGAGKVAAQGSIDLKNGPIDARISASNMDVNLLTHLCDMNININGVMNGDIQVGGTIDEPTADISIYMQGDGTQFDNAYALANLKNGVIYINQMAANKGQCTIKAEGSIPIAALEMDKRNEQNINQQMNLKVYLENTDLNILPSLTPFVEWSMGNVQGDLNITGTVQKPNFKGNISTVDSAIKFKYIDSPLENINVDIDFDQDLMTVKRFTGKMGEGDYNLVGTAHLTSQGITGYSFNLDLNNLDIVSDYYTGHLVGNLQLIEEEFHGRRLPKLITNLDFNNIEVSMPPLPETTDTPLPEMLLDINVTLGDNVHAYDALLYDLYIKGAFNIKGTTIHPKSSGSLTVDKGTINVLKNIFKIEVGNIVFNQVDSFFPSIDFLAVTRLDRTKIFASLQGPLDKQLEPRLFSEPAMNDAEIIKLLAFRTDYKEGSSGEITEDDLLSLASVGLQMSFLNEIEGTLRNVLNLDEFRISRDSLSDSAKKRFDTDDGDVYSVQIGKYLSDKVMLRYTKGINYDLNRVGLQYYMNNNVGIITEVEDDGVYNIKLEMQWKF
- a CDS encoding TolC family protein; this encodes MNKKSLNKTITAVLLSGSLFLGGSNLAFAQDTVDLTLDNTVELALENNRTIKQSVYDTDSARWALSEAKGKKGFSINWQTVAAAASGETYDLQNRDSTYQNVVEASIPLYTGGQLENNIKSKEIGVDISDLTLENTKQQIKYDTTKGYYNILQCRNLVGVNQETVDQLQAHLDTVNAKYAAGTVAKSDVLRSQVELADAKQNLVNAENNYDLSISSLNNLIGLPIDTKINIQDELKYTKYDLSLAECMDLAMTNRPDGVAAAKSIEQAKASVKAAQAGNLPQLSAYASYTIDGDDAFNNDAAEKSEVGVKASWNLFDNNVTKAQVRQAEAALAKAQENAQYVNEGIQLEVHQAYLNLLSAEKNIQTTSVAVNQASEDYTIAQVRYTAGVGTNIDVMDAAVALTTAKTNYVQALYDYNVSKAQLDKAMGLPVDLDVQAVAAKTY
- a CDS encoding MlaD family protein, which gives rise to MSNEAKVGIFTTIGLALLIGIIVYLSGFSFGKEKDYTFDITFNQVTGLKIGAGVSYAGIDAGRVSAIEAYKDKARVTVVIKGNMQIAKDSLFTISSDGLMGEKFISIMPPQHPSGEYLVGGEEVHGVDEKGLDYLLVQASVTLDDVRGLIKSMNDILGNQDVQKSLIQTAVNLKDLTGNMNQLMQVMSTLAVNNQQDIDNMIKNLSAMTASMAKAADEIEIMINDFAGDGETANNMKIAIANLSATSESVKKMATNMETVVADPQTAQSLKNIISNADNISQRADNMMSKVSSIEVKPGVEALYSGGQSEWMVNADVKVYTDPNSFLLIGADDIGGDDSGTNLQIGTGNGIFTGRGGLVDDKVGVGVDLKAGEKGKISVDAYDPNDLRVKLKGQYEVAQDTYLIGQIKDINDSDERAAYVGLRHEF
- a CDS encoding MlaE family ABC transporter permease — protein: MIIRFFEKIGRFVIGHLETLGQFTILIGNTIAQLRYPPRMRHVFQQMSHLGVDTLPIITLTMLFTGMVITLQTATEFIRLGAQSTVGGIVTIAVGRELGPVLAGVVTAGRVGAAITAEISTMKVTEQIDALKVMATNPIGYLVVPRLIACMFMLPILVVFGDAIGSIGGWMVAEYYDINIYMYLHSIDTFVDVHDITGGLLKSIVFGAIIAIVGCYYGLNAQNGAEGVGKATTRSVVISIIVIFFSNCLLSMLLYR
- a CDS encoding biotin/lipoyl-containing protein, giving the protein MKRKYLILSTIIALILLTTVGLAMGNKQVEQKAVIAGTVSSTVAEGTTVKMGDSLVEISTLTGTSAAARATVNGVVKQVLVKVGDNITPNQVVVYVEQLE
- a CDS encoding ABC transporter ATP-binding protein codes for the protein MIKVVNIYKSFKDRLILNNINFEVNKGETLVIIGGSGSGKSTLLKLLIGLLRPEQGQIFIDGKEISKLKEEELDKVRLNMGMVFQYSALFDSMSVGDNVGFGLQEHSKLSAKEIKEIVEEKLNLVGLSGFANYMPNELSGGMKKRVSLARAIAFEPKILLYDEPSSGLDPVTSAKIDELIVQMQKLLGVTSIVVTHDMKSAFYIADRIAMLYQGEMIAIGTPDEIRNSTDSRVLEFINVSQIRKR
- a CDS encoding SpoIVB peptidase S55 domain-containing protein, with product MIKYLVTICLMLLLYTNSALAMPPIMTTSELKPGMQGYAETVVQGAQQVSFNVEIIGVVNNGKGSSKQILARAYGPIIDETNGVIHGMSGSPVYVDGKLIGAVARAVGQDVLPYKFYITPIEEMLKIWTLPDSLAVINKSNIEKVKIPSLEEYEKNQDNYDENIDKEVEKYKSKHLATPEGQEAVKGKAQKRLEEILSGLDIETQEDKTDVDADIVQTDKIIKDLEDNSKTDVNADKLEEHISLTDFILKSLEKQNKAQASSFNNTSMMPIYVSGFNDNALNFLANNLKYKNMTPYNTGEFISAPIGNKDSDIKQNATLKAGDPVGVVMAYGDFSAGGTGTVTAVEGNKILGFGHAMTYKGNVNYFMTEADIIGSAGGILNGVKVSSFGKIIGRVNQDRFSGVGGILNEYPSSIPVRVKVKDRNLGKEETFVSKIAYDEDILPTLASSIVYASMDRTADRASYGTSKIKFTIMTDEVPEGKFERENMFYDPKDVGQFTVGELTQALYFLCTNMDKPSNILDVKVDVDFTSSRKTASIVSAIPDKEEAKPGELVNFNVTLKPYRRENVTVTIPYTIPKTQKEGQMFLEVKGGGFVQLGQVLQSGLVVTPQDIAQLSTVDRLNEIKNLNKNNEIVISPTIDVESEKDQDKAIKEAIKLSEEIGKMSKKEREEFNKNRESKISTDYVIDNFIQTSINIKK